CCGTCCAGGGCGAGCAGCGACAGCACGCCGGCCGGGGACTCGCCGAGGTCGCGCACCCGCGCGGCCAGGTCGGCCCGCTCCGGATCGGCCACATCGAGCTGGACCACCTTGTTGCCGCGGCGGGTGAGCTCCTTGACCGTGCGCAGCACCCGGTCCTCGGTGGCCAGGACGGCCGGGACGACGACCAGCCAGGTGCCGGTGCGTGCGGTGTCGGCGGGCTCGGGGACCGGGCTCCAGGTGAGCTTGTAGCGCCAGCCGTCGACGGTGGTGCGCTGCCGGTGCTCGGCGCGCAGTCCGGAGATGGCGGGCAGCGTGGCGCCGAGGGCGGCCGGGTCGACGGCCAGGCGGTCGGCGAGATCGGTCCAGTCCTGCCGCTCGACGGAGTCCCAGAAGGCGGCGTCGAGGGGGTCGGTGGAGGTGGTGGCCGGCGTCTCCTCGGCGGCCCAGTACGTCTTGCGCTGGAAGGCGTAGGTCGGCAGCTCGGTGCGGCGGCCGCCGGCCAGCAGGGGCCTCCAGTCGACGTCGACGCCTCGGGTCCAGGCGGTGGCCAGGCCGGTGAGCAGTTCCCTCTCCTCCGGGCGGGTGCGGTGCTGGAGGTTGATGAATGCGGCGTCGTCGGTGATCTGGCGGCCCAGGCCGGTGAGGGTGGCGTCCGGGCCGACCTCCAGGAACGTGGTCACGCCGCGGTCGAGCAGGCCGGTCACGACGTCGTGGAAGCGGACGGTGGTGCGGACGTGATCGACCCAGTAGTCGGGGTCGGTCACGTCGCCGACGGTCATCAGCGGGATGGTCGGTTCCGAAAAATCGATAGATTCAATGATTTGCCGGAATTCGGCGAGCATCGGCTCCATCAGGTGCGAGTGGAACGCGTGCGAGGTGTTGAGCTTGGTGGCTTTGACGCCCAGCCGCGCGACGACGGCCTCCACAGCGCCGGAATCGCCGGACAAGACCACCGAGGAGGGCCCGTTGACAGCGGCGATGTCGACCCCCGGGATGAGCTCGATCGCGCTCTCGGGTGCGGCGACGGCGACCATCACGCCACCGGCCGGAAGTGCCTGCATCAGGCGCCCGCGCGCGGCGACCAGCTTGCCCGCGTCCGAGAGGGACAGCACACCGGCCACGTGAGCCGCGGCGATCTCCCCGATCGAGTGTCCCGCGAGGTAGTCGGGGCGGACGCCCCAGGACTCCAGGAGCCGATAGAGGGCGACCTCGAACGCGAAGATCGCCGGCTGGGTGTTGACCGTCTTGGCCAGTTCCTCCGCCGACCGGCCCCAGGCGATCCACTTGATCGCCGACGCCGCCGCGTCGAAGGCGGCCGCGAAGACCGGGAAGCGCTCGTAGAGGTCCCGGCCCATCCCGAGCCGCTGCGAGCCCTGCCCGGTGAACAGCATCGCCAGCGGTCCCGGCGTCACCACCCCGCTGATCGGCTGCTCGTCCGCCGCCAGCCCGGCCAGCAGCTCGTCCCGCGACGCGGCCAGCACCACGGCCCGGTGCGACAGCGCCGCCCGGTGCGCGACCGACGAGTACGCCACGTCCAGCAGCCCCGCCTCGGGCCGCCCGGCGAGGTCGGCGTGCCAGCGGTGCAGCTGCGCCGCGAGCGCCCCCTCGGTCCGCGCGGAGATCGCCACCGGAACCGGCCCGCTCACCGCCACCGGGGGCGCGGGCGGCTCGGCCGGCGGCGCCTGCTCGATGATCACGTGCGCGTTCGTGCCGCTCAGCCCGAACGACGACACCCCGGCCCGGCGCGGGTGACCGCTGTCCGGCCACGGCAGGCTCTCGGTCAGCAGCCGGACGTTGCCGGCCGACCAGTCCACCACCGACGACGGCGCGTCGACGTGCAGGCTGGGCGGCAGCACCCCGTGCCGGATCGCCTGGACCATCTTGATGATGCCGCTGACCCCGGCCGCGGCCTGGGCGTGCCCGATGTTCGACTTGATCGACCCGAGCCACAGCGGCCGGTCCTCCGGGCGGCCCTGACCATAGGTCGCGAGCAGCGCCTGCGCCTCGATCGGGTCACCCAGCACGGTGCCGGTGCCGTGTCCCTCGATCGCGTCCACCTCGGCCGCGGTCAGGCCACCGGCGGCCAGCGCCGCCTCGATGACCCGCTGCTGCGAGGGGCCGTTCGGGGCGGTCAGGCCGTTGCTGGCGCCGTCCTGGTTGATCGCCGAGGCACGGATGACGGCGAGCACCTCGTGCCCGTTGCGCTTGGCGTCGGAGAGCTTCTCCAGCAGCAGCAGGCCGGCGCCCTCACCCCAGCCGGTCCCGTTCGCGGCGTCGGCGTACGCCTTGCACCGCCCGTCCGGCGCGAGCCCGCGCTGCTGACTGAAGCCGATGAACGACGCCGGGGTGGACATCACGGTCACGCCGCCGGCCAGCGCGAGCGAGCACTCGCCACCGCGCAGCGACTGCATCGCGAAGTGCAGCGCCACCAGCGACGACGAGCAGGCGGTGTCGACCGTGACGGCGGCGCCCTCCAGGCCCAGGGCGTACGCGACCCGGCCGGAGACCACGCTGGCCAGCCCGCCGGTGCTGCCGCCGACCCCGTAGTCGTGGTAGACGACGCCGGCGAACACGCCGACCCGTTCGCCGCGCAGCGACAGCGGGTCGATGCCGGCCCGCTCGAACGCCTCCCACGACGTCTCCAGCAGCAGCCGCTGCTGCGGGTCGGTGTCCGCCGCCTCGCGCGGGCTGATCTTGAAGAAGTCCGCGTCGAAGTCCCCGGCGTCGTGCAGGAACCCGCCCTCGGTGGAGTACGTCTTGCCGGGTGTGGCCGGCTCCGGGTCGTACAGGTCGGTCGGCCAGCCCCGGTTCACCGGGAACTGGGTGATCCCGTCCCGGCCCTCGGCGACCAGGTCCCACAGCTGTTCGGGGCTGCTCACCCCGCCGGGGAACCGGCAGCTCATCGCGATGACGGCGATGGGTTCCCGGGCGTCCGCCTCGATCTCGTGCAGCCGGCGCCGGGTCTGCTGGAGTTCCGCCGTGGCCCGCTTGAGGTAGTCACGAAGTTTGTCGTCGTCAGCCATCGCAGATCAACCCATCTCGAATTCGTTGTCCAGAGCGGCGAACAGCTCCTCGTCGCTGGCGTCGTCCAGGGAGAGCTCCGGTTCGGCAACCACCGCGGCGCCGTGCTGCCAGCGGCGCAGCAGCGCTTCGAGCCGGGTGGTGACCCGGGACCGGCCGCCGGCGGTGTCGGCGGCCGTCAGCAGTTCGTCGAGCCGGTCGACCTCGGCCAGCACCGTCGCGACCGGGTCGGCCGCGCGCGGGGTGAGCAGGTCACGCACCAGAGCGGCGACCGCCTCAGCGGTCGGGTGGTCGAAGACCAGGGTGGCCGGGAGGGTGACCCCGGTCGCGGCGTTGAGCCGGTTGCGCAGCTCGACCGCGGCGTTGGAGTCGAAGCCGAGCTCCTTGAACGGCCGGTCCGGCGCCACGTCCTCGATCGAGGAGTGGCCGAGGACCGCCGCGACGTGCGTGCGGACCAGCCGCAGCAGCATCCGGTCGCCGTCACCGGCCGGCAGGGCGGCCAGTTCGCGGCGCAGGTCGTTCGGGTCGGTGGTGTCCTCGGCCGCCACGACGGTGACCGGGGTGGTGCGGGCGCCGGGCTCGTGCGACATCCAGAAGCGGCGGCGGTCGAAGGCATAGGTGGGCAGGGCGATGGTGCGGCCACCGGCGAGCAGCGGCGTCCAGTCGATCGGGACGCCCCGGGTCCAGGCGGTGGCGAGGCCGGTGAGCAGTTCGTTCTCGCGGGTGCGGTGCTGGAGGGCGATGAACGTGGCGTCGTCGGCGATCCGGCGGCCCAGGCCGGTGAGCGTGCTGTCCGGGCCGACCTCCAGGAACGTGGTCACGCCCCGGCCCACCAGGTCCGTCACCACGTCGTGGAAGCGGACGGTGTCGCGGACGTGATCGACCCAGTAGTCGGGGTCGGTGACGTCGCCGACCGTGATCAGCGGGATGGCCGGTTCCGAAAAATCGAGTGATTGGACGATTTGCCGGAATTCGGCGAGCATCGGCTCCATCAGGTGCGAGTGGAACGCGTGCGAGGTGTTCAGCTTCGTGGCCTTCACACCAAGGAAAGCGACCAGCGCATCGACCGCTTCAGCGGTGCCGGACAGCACCACCGAAGACGGCCCGTTGACCGCCGCGATGTCCACGCCTGGGATCAGGTCGATCGCGGACTCGGGGGCAGCGACCGCGACCATCACGCCGCCGGCCGGGAGCGCCTGCATCAACCGGCCGCGCGCCGCGACCAGCTTGACGGCGTCTTCCAAGGAGAGGACACCGGCCACGTGAGCTGCGGCGATCTCGCCGATCGAGTGCCCCGCGACGTAGTCGGGGCGGATGCCCCACGACTCCAGGAGCCGGTAGAGGGCGACCTCGAAGGCGAAGATCGCGGGCTGGGTGTTGGCCGTCTGGGCGAGCAGTTCGGCGTCGGTGCCCCAGGCGATGTCCTTGACCGCCGCGCCGGCCGCGTCGAAAGCCGCCGCGAAGACGGGGAAGCGCTCGTAGAGGTCACGGCCCATGCCGAGGCGCTGCGAGCCCTGCCCGGTGAACAGCATCGCCGTGGAGCCGGACACCACCGATCCGACGATCGCGTCCCGGTCCGCCAGCTTGCGCCGCAGCTCGTCCGAATCCGAGGCCAGGACCACCATCCGGTGCTCCAACGCCGCCCGGCTGGTGAACGAGGACCAGGCCAGGTCGGCGACCGATCCGTCCGCCACGGCCCCGAGCTTCGCCGCTCCCCCGGCCACGGCGCCCGGCGTACGCGCGGAGATCGCGACCGGAAGCGGACCCCACGTTGCGGAGGTGGCCGCGACACCGGAGGGCGCTTGCCCGGACTGGCTGGTGATCCCGGCGGTGGGGGTGGCCGGCGCCTGCTCGACGATCACGTGCGCGTTGGTCCCGCTGAGCCCGAACGACGACACCGCCGCCCGCCGCGGCCGGTCCGCCGAGGGCCACGCCAGCGCCTCGGTGACCAGCTGAACGTTCCCGGCCGACCAGTCCACGACCGGCGACGGCTCGTCCACGTGCAGGGTCTTCGGCACCACCCCGTGCCGCATCGCCTCGACCACCTTGATGATCCCGGCGACGCCGGCCGCGGCCTGGGTGTGCCCGATGTTCGACTTGATCGACCCCAGCAGCAGCGGCTGCTCCGGACGGTCCTGGCCATAGGTCGCCAGCAGCGCCTGCGCCTCGATCGGGTCGCCCAGCACGGTGCCGGTGCCGTGCGCCTCCACCACGTCCACGTCCGCGCCGGTCAGCCCGGCCGTGGCCAGGGCGTTCCGGATCACCCGGCGCTGCGCGGGCCCGTTCGGCGCGGTCAGCCCGTTGCTGGCGCCGTCCTGGTTCACCGCCGACCCGCGGATCACCGCGAGCACCGGGTGCCCGTTGCGCTGTGCGTCGGAGAGCCGCTCCAGCAGCAGAAGCCCCGCGCCCTCGCCCCAGCCGGTGCCGTCCGCGCCACCCGCGAACGACTTGCACCGCCCGTCCGGCGCCAGCCCGCGCTGCTCGCTGAAGTAGCAGAGCATCTCCGGCGTGGACATCACGGTCACCCCGCCGGCCAGCGCGAGCGAGCACTCGCCACCGCGCAGCGCCTGCATCGCGAAGTGCAGCGCGACCAGCGACGACGAGCAGGCGGTGTCGACGCTGACCGACGGACCCTCCAGCCCGAGTGCGTAGGAGACCCGGCCGGAGACGATGCTGCCGGCCGCGCCGCCCGCGTAGTCGTGGTACATCACGCCGGTGAACACCCCGGTGTCGCTGCCGCGCAGCGCGGTCGGGTCGAGCCCGGCCCGCTCCACGGTCTCCCAGGCGACCTCGAGCAGCAGCCGCTGCTGCGGGTCCATCCCGGCCGCCTCGCGCGGCGAAATCTCGAACAGCGCCGGGTCGAACTCGGCCGCGTCGTAGAGGAAGGCGCCGTGCCGGGTGTAGCTGCGGCCCGGCTTGCCGGGCTCCGGGTCGTAGATGCCGTCCAGGTCCCAGCCCCGGTCGGCGGGGAACTCGCCGACCGCGTCGACCCCGTCGGCGACCAGCCGCCACAGGTCCTCCGGCGAGCTGACGCCGCCCGGATAGCGGCAGGCCATCGCGACGATCGCGATCGGGTCGCCGTCGGTCACCGCCACCGGCGCGGCGGCCGGCGTCGCGGTGTCCACGCCGAGCAGCTCGTCGCGCAGCAGCCGGGCGGTGGCCGCGGCGGTCGGGTGGTCGAAGACCAGCGTGGCGGGCAGGCGCAGGCCGGTCGCGGCGCTCAGCGCGTTGCGCAGTTCGACCGCGGTCAGCGAGTCGAAACCCAGGTCGCTGAACGGCCGCTCGGGGGCGATCTGGTCGGCCGACGCGTGCCCGAGCACCGCGGCGACCTGCTCCCGGACCAGCTGGAGCAGCTGCCGGTCGCGGTCCGCCTCGGGCCGCCCGGCGAGACGGTCGCGCAGCGTGCCCGCGGTGCCACCGGCCGCGGCGCGGGTGCGGGTCCGCCGCCCGGCGGCCAGGCCGCGCAGCAGCGCGGGCGGTTCGTCGGTACGCGCCCGCAGCGCGCCCCGGTCCACCGGCAGCGGGACCAGGTGCGCCGCGTCGCTCGCGACCGCCCGGTCGAACAGTTCCAGGGCCTGCGGCGTGGTCAGCGCGGGCAGCCCGAGCCGCCGCATCCGCTCCCGATCACCATCGGTCAGCTCGGCCGCGAGTCCGGAGCCCGCGTCCCACAGTCCATATGCCAGCGCGGTGGCCGGCAGGCCCCGGTGACGGCGGTGCGCGGCGAGCGCGTCGAGGAACGTGTTGGCCGCCGCGTAGTTGCCCTGCCCGGCCGCGAGCACCAGCCCGCCCGCCGAGGAGAGCAGCACGAACGCACGGATCGGCAGGCCCGCGGTCAGCTCGTGCAGATACCAGGCGGCGTCCGCCTTGGGCGCGAACACGGTGCCGATCCGGGCCGCGTCGAGGTGGTCGAGCAGCGCGTTGTCACCGATCCCCGCCGCATGGACAATCCCGGTCAGCCGGTCCCCGATCCCGTCGATCAGCCGGGCCACGGCGGCCCGGTCCGCCACGTCGCAGGCGACCGCTTCCCCGTCGCCGCCGAGATCCGCGAGGCGCGCGATCAATGCCGCCGCGCCAGGCGCGTCCGGGCCGCGCCGACTCGTCAGGACCAATTTGCGTACGCCGTGAGCACGCACCAGATGCTCGGCCAGAATCGCCCCGAGCCCGCCCGTGCCACCGGTGATCAGCACGACGCCTTCGGCCCACGGCGCCGTGCCGCCGGTGACCGCGGCCGGCGCCAGCCGGGGCACGAACAGCTCGCCGCCCCGGATCGCCAGCTCCGGCTCACCGGTGGCGATCGCCCGATCCAGCAGCGGCCCGCCGAGCTCCCGGTCCGGCCCGGTGTCGGTGTCCAGCAGCACGATCCGGTCCGGATGCTCGGCCTGCGCGGCCCGCACCAGCCCCCACACCGGGGCGGTGGTGACGTCGACGTCCTCGTCCGCACCGACCGGCACAGCCCGATGGGTGACCAGCACCAGTCGCGAGTCATTCAGCTCGGGCCGCCCCAGCCAGCTCTGCACCAGCCGCAGCCCGGCCACGACGGTCTCCCGGCTCCGGGACGGCACGGTTCCGGGCGCGCCCGCAGCGACGGTCGCGTTCCGGCTCGCACCCGGGATGACGGTCTCCCCGCCGCGGGCCGGCGGGTCGCCACCGGGGCTCGGGGTGACCGACGCGACCACGGCCAGCCGGGCCGCCTCGGCACCGATCAGTTCGAGGTCGTCGGGGCCGTAGATGAAGACGACGTCCGCGGTGGCGCCCGGGTCCGGCGTGGCGGCCGGGGACCAGGTGACGCCGAGCAGCGCGTCCGCCGGGTCGGCGGGGGCCAGCCGGTCGGCGGTCATCGGCCGGGAGACCAGTGACCCGACGGTGAGCACCGGCTGCCCGGCGGGGTCCGCGACGAGCAGGCTGATCCGGTCCGGCGCGGGGTGGCTGATCCGGACCCGGACCGCGGTGGCGCCGGTGGCGTGCAGGGTGACCCCGGTCCAGGCGAACGGCAGCTGGGTGCCCTCCCCGTCGCCGGTGTCCCGGAGCAGCTCGGCGTGCATGGCGGCGTCCAGCAGGGCCGGGTGGATGCTCGCCGCGAGGGCGTCGTCGTGGGCCGGCTCCGGCAGCTCGACCTCGGCGTACAGGTCGTCGCCGTGCTGCCAGGCGGCGCGCAGGCCCTGGAAGACCGGGCCGTAGCCGTATCCACCGGCGTGCAGCCGGTCGTACCCGTCGGTGAGGTCCAGCGGCCGCGCGCCCGGCGGCGGCCAGGCGGCCAGGTCCCCGGCGGTGGCCGGCTCGCCGTCGATCAGCTCGCCGCTCGCGTGGCGCAGCCAGGCGGCGTCGTCCCCGGCCTGCTCGGGACGGGACCAGATCTGCACCGGCCGGGCGCCGGCCGCGGTCCGCTCCCCCACCACGACCTGGAGCCGGACGCCGCCCCGGGCGGGCAGCACCAGCGGCGCCTCCTGCACCAGGTCGGCCAGGACCGGGCAGCCGGCCTCGTCACCGGCGCGCAGGGCCAGGTCGACGTAGGCGGTGCCGGGCAGCAGGACCGACCCGAGCACCTCGTGGTCGGCGAGCCACGGGTGGGTGTCGAGGGCGAGGCGGCCGGTGAGGACCACGCCGCCGCTCTCCGGGGCCGGGATGACCGCGCCGAGCAGCGGGTGGCCGGTGCGAGTGAGGCCGATGGCGGCCGGGTCCGCGCCGGTCGCGGTGGTGTCGGGCCAGAAGCGGTGCCGGTCGAAGGCGTAGGTGGGCAGGTCGATCTTCCGGCCGCCGGCCAGCAGCGGGGTCCAGTCGATGTCGACACCCCGGGTCCAGGCGGTGGCCAGGCCGGTGAGCAACTCGGTCTCTTCCGGGCGGGTGCGGTGCTGGAGGCCGATGAACGTCGCGTCGCCGGTGATCTGCCGGCCGAGGCCGGTCAGCGTCGCGTCCGGCCCGCACTCCAGGAACGTCACCACGCCGCGGCCGAGCAGGCCGGTCACCACGTCGTGGAACCTGACCGTGGCGCGGACGTGCTCGACCCAGTAGTCCGGGCTGGTCACGTCGCCGGCGCAGAGCACCGGGACGACCGGCTCGCGGAAGGTCAACCCCCGGACGATCTGCCGGAAGTCCTCCAGCATCGGCTCCATCAGATGCGAATGGAACGCGTGCGAGGTGTTCAGCCTCGTCGCCTTCACGCCGAGCGTGGCGACGACGGCCTCCACCGCTTCGGCCGTTCCGGACAGCACCACCGAGGAAGGCCCGTTCACGGCCGCGATGTCCACACCCGGGATCAGCTCGATCGCACTTTCGGGCGCGGCGACCGCGACCATCACGCCACCGGCCGGCAGCGC
Above is a genomic segment from Actinoplanes ianthinogenes containing:
- a CDS encoding type I polyketide synthase is translated as MNTSVDQIVEALRRSMRDNERLRAENDQLTAAAAEPVAIVGMACRFPGGMSSPEALWEAVLAGRDGVGEWPADRGWDTETIYDPEPGKPGHCVTRHGGFLYDAADFDPELFGISPREALEMDPQQRLLLETSWEALERTGIDPTSLRGSSTGMFAGVMYHDYPAGAAGSIVSGRVSYVLGLEGPAVTVDTACSSSLVALHLAIQSLRTGECSLALAGGVTVMSTPTTFIEFSEQRGLAPDGRCKPFAGGADGTGWGEGVGVLVVERLADARRLGHDVLAVVRGSAINQDGASSGLTVPNGPAQQRVIRAALSGAGLAATEVDVVEAHGTGTTLGDPIEAQALIATYGKGRPADRPLWLGSIKSNIGHTQAAAGVAGIIKMVQAMRHGVVPKTLHVDQPSPMVDWAAGEVRLLTEAVDWPAVERPRRAAVSSFGLSGTNAHVIVEQAPAVAEQPPSPPGHLVPLLVSARTPAARDNQIIKIKDFPGTPVDVAHTLLTARAQLPHRAALVGDAPAIIGEVTTGATAVLFTGQGSQRLGMGRDLYQRFPVFAAAFDAAGAAVKEIAWGTDADELARTVNTQPAIFAFEVALYRLLESWGVRPDFLAGHSIGEIAAAHVAGVLSLEDAGKLVAARGRLMQALPAGGVMVAVAAPESAIELIPGVDIAAVNGPSSVVLSGTAEAVEAVVATLGVKATRLNTSHAFHSHLMEPMLEDFRQIVRGLTFREPVVPVLCAGDVTSPDYWVEHVRATVRFHDVVTGLLGRGVVTFLECGPDATLTGLGRQITGDATFIGLQHRTRPEETELLTGLATAWTRGVDIDWTPLLAGGRKIDLPTYAFDRHRFWPDTTATGADPAAIGLTRTGHPLLGAVIPAPESGGVVLTGRLALDTHPWLADHEVLGSVLLPGTAYVDLALRAGDEAGCPVLADLVQEAPLVLPARGGVRLQVVVGERTAAGARPVQIWSRPEQAGDDAAWLRHASGELIDGEPATAGDLAAWPPPGARPLDLTDGYDRLHAGGYGYGPVFQGLRAAWQHGDDLYAEVELPEPAHDDALAASIHPALLDAAMHAELLRDTGDGEGTQLPFAWTGVTLHATGATAVRVRISHPAPDRISLLVADPAGQPVLTVGSLVSRPMTADRLAPADPADALLGVTWSPAATPDPGATADVVFIYGPDDLELIGAEAARLAVVASVTPSPGGDPPARGGETVIPGASRNATVAAGAPGTVPSRSRETVVAGLRLVQSWLGRPELNDSRLVLVTHRAVPVGADEDVDVTTAPVWGLVRAAQAEHPDRIVLLDTDTGPDRELGGPLLDRAIATGEPELAIRGGELFVPRLAPAAVTGGTAPWAEGVVLITGGTGGLGAILAEHLVRAHGVRKLVLTSRRGPDAPGAAALIARLADLGGDGEAVACDVADRAAVARLIDGIGDRLTGIVHAAGIGDNALLDHLDAARIGTVFAPKADAAWYLHELTAGLPIRAFVLLSSAGGLVLAAGQGNYAAANTFLDALAAHRRHRGLPATALAYGLWDAGSGLAAELTDGDRERMRRLGLPALTTPQALELFDRAVASDAAHLVPLPVDRGALRARTDEPPALLRGLAAGRRTRTRAAAGGTAGTLRDRLAGRPEADRDRQLLQLVREQVAAVLGHASADQIAPERPFSDLGFDSLTAVELRNALSAATGLRLPATLVFDHPTAAATARLLRDELLGVDTATPAAAPVAVTDGDPIAIVAMACRYPGGVSSPEDLWRLVADGVDAVGEFPADRGWDLDGIYDPEPGKPGRSYTRHGAFLYDAAEFDPALFEISPREAAGMDPQQRLLLEVAWETVERAGLDPTALRGSDTGVFTGVMYHDYAGGAAGSIVSGRVSYALGLEGPSVSVDTACSSSLVALHFAMQALRGGECSLALAGGVTVMSTPEMLCYFSEQRGLAPDGRCKSFAGGADGTGWGEGAGLLLLERLSDAQRNGHPVLAVIRGSAVNQDGASNGLTAPNGPAQRRVIRNALATAGLTGADVDVVEAHGTGTVLGDPIEAQALLATYGQDRPEQPLLLGSIKSNIGHTQAAAGVAGIIKVVEAMRHGVVPKTLHVDEPSPVVDWSAGNVQLVTEALAWPSADRPRRAAVSSFGLSGTNAHVIVEQAPATPTAGITSQSGQAPSGVAATSATWGPLPVAISARTPGAVAGGAAKLGAVADGSVADLAWSSFTSRAALEHRMVVLASDSDELRRKLADRDAIVGSVVSGSTAMLFTGQGSQRLGMGRDLYERFPVFAAAFDAAGAAVKDIAWGTDAELLAQTANTQPAIFAFEVALYRLLESWGIRPDYVAGHSIGEIAAAHVAGVLSLEDAVKLVAARGRLMQALPAGGVMVAVAAPESAIDLIPGVDIAAVNGPSSVVLSGTAEAVDALVAFLGVKATKLNTSHAFHSHLMEPMLAEFRQIVQSLDFSEPAIPLITVGDVTDPDYWVDHVRDTVRFHDVVTDLVGRGVTTFLEVGPDSTLTGLGRRIADDATFIALQHRTRENELLTGLATAWTRGVPIDWTPLLAGGRTIALPTYAFDRRRFWMSHEPGARTTPVTVVAAEDTTDPNDLRRELAALPAGDGDRMLLRLVRTHVAAVLGHSSIEDVAPDRPFKELGFDSNAAVELRNRLNAATGVTLPATLVFDHPTAEAVAALVRDLLTPRAADPVATVLAEVDRLDELLTAADTAGGRSRVTTRLEALLRRWQHGAAVVAEPELSLDDASDEELFAALDNEFEMG